One Hordeum vulgare subsp. vulgare chromosome 4H, MorexV3_pseudomolecules_assembly, whole genome shotgun sequence DNA window includes the following coding sequences:
- the LOC123450580 gene encoding single myb histone 6-like, whose protein sequence is MGEPKQKWTAEEEAALKAGIGKHGARKWCTILKDPEFRNILRYRSNVDLKDKYRNMNVTVNVSGSRDKVQTMVMTRPTVKKPRSAPKQESHSTAITTITSDGDDDVVDVKPIIKPIVTFTTGNKSLSRLENIILEAVKTLNEPTRSYKTAVANSFEQYWPPADFDHVLSAKLNELTSSRKLMKAVTFLSTLIN, encoded by the exons ATGGGGGAGCCGAAGCAGAAGTGGacagcagaggaggaggcggcgctcaAGGCCGGGATAGGCAAGCACGGGGCCAGGAAATGGTGCACCATACTCAAGGACCCCGAGTTCAGGAACATCCTGCGCTACCGCTCCAACGTTGACCTCAAG GACAAGTACAGGAACATGAATGTCACCGTGAACGTGTCGGGCTCTCGCGACAAAGTGCAGACGATGGTGATGACAAGGCCCACGGTTAAGAAGCCGAGGTCTGCTCCGAAGCAGGAAAGCCACTCGACggcgatcaccaccatcacctctgaCGGTGATGATGACGTCGTCGACGTGAAGCCTATCATAAAGCCTATTGTAACGTTTACTACAGGGAATAAATCGCTATCTAG GCTAGAAAATATCATACTCGAGGCCGTGAAGACCTTGAATGAACCTACACGGTCATATAAAACAGCCGTTGCTAATTCTTTT GAACAATACTGGCCACCTGCTGATTTTGATCATGTACTGTCTGCAAAACTGAATGAGTTGACATCATCTAGGAAATTGATGAAGGCAGTAACGTTTCTTTCAACC CTTATAAATTAA